TCCCAGATCCTGAAAGGTATGATCGTGCTAGCAAGAAACTCCTTTCTTTCTGCCTTTTGTATTCATTATAGCGCAAGAAGAAATAACCAAGATAATCGAAATCAATTGGAGACATTTTTGcctataaacaaaaaaacataaatatagtAAGTCATGGATGTTATAAGGAATAGGGATATTCAATAGCAAAGTAGGAATAGAGATACCTGAATTATTCCCCACAAAGCCCAATATAAGTGTGAAGCTAACATATATGTATTTGACTCCACATAGAGAGCTTCAAGATCTTTGTCAGGTACCtgctaataaaattataattgttaaagaacaaaaaaaagcgCTTAGTATTAGAACTTTTAAATGAAATCATGAATGCAAGGAGCccattatcaaaattttattccaATGGCTGCCATTGTGAATGTCATGGATAATACCTGGATAGATATTAGTACATGCAGATgattttaattgtaatttttaatacAATCAGATTAAATAAAAAGTGCAAAAAGTGTTTACATGGCTGTGATGATTATGGGCTAAAACCAACAGCCTTCATAACTCCAATTTTTAATACCCTAAGCTTATTAATTGTGACTCTCATATAGGACTATATTAAATTCATAAACCATTctataaacattaaaaaaaaaaaaaaaaaaaaaaaaaaaaaaaaaaaaaactgcatactaaaattttaaggtgCAAATGGAACACAATGCTGACATACCCCCAGTGGATTGTCAGGTTGTAAATAATGCCTGAAGAAATGGTATTGTTCCTCCTTACTAGGGTATCTGCATTAAAATTACATTGAACAGTTCAGGAATTGTATCATGTTTGAGTCACAATGACAAATGAGAATGAaacaagcaaaaaacaaaaaataaaaaacgtacAAGCTGTAGTCACAATCATAGCCTGCATATTCATTAAAGTGATTTCCAATGTCGAAGCCTCTATAGTTGTATGATCCATactcaaaatcaattaagtaGAGTTTCTCTGAACATTCACCAAACAAACAATAAGGTTAAACGATAAAACTGAGAATAATTACAGCTAACTAAAACTCATATTATTCCAGAAGTATTTTGTTATCTTCTATAGACATTGGAAAGCATTTTGAGCCCCAGCATCAAATTTGATTCCTGTTTTGCAGTCCGTAAGTCATAATCATGGGTATGGCAGATACTAGATTCTCAAATAAACAGCTCCAAGGCAATAGATAATTGAAGAATTTAAGCAATGCATCAGACGGACCATAGACATTTCATATAAAAACTATTCAAATTGACCCCACTATCTAATCAGGGTACAAAGAAAGCCCCATTGGCTACAACTCCACATGATTGGCATAAGCAAAGTCTTATTTCAAATCCAGGCAACTTGAATGATAGTAATTCCATAACATTACTCTTTCATACATGTCATACTCTAGTACTCACCATTTAGATTACCATCAAATTAAGAGACAAAAAAACCACTACGTGTCTATAATATTTGCAACATTGATGGAGGTGAAAGCAGGGTGTCTCCACATGTTAGCATGCatgtgtgagtgagagagaattTGAAGTGTATTATGAAATTTGGCACATAAATATTGTTACATAAACAAATCAGCCATAGAACATAGTAACAGAAATAGAACTGCAGTCAACAGAAGTCAAAAATACCTTCTTCATCATTAACCATTAGATTTCCACAAAGCAAGTCATTATGAGCAAAAACCACTGGCGCATTAAGAAGGCCTGTCAGTTCCTGTTTCATTATCAGAAAACATATCCATAAAGAGGAATAAGCCTTTCGCCTTAATAAACTTAAATAGCATTTTTCCATGACCATTagccaaatttttataaatcttgTCAGATTCCATCCCACCAAAAACTATTAAggtaaaaagaataaaactaaGAAAATTCCAACGGATCATTATACATAACTACAAGTCTGGGCACATACTGCATCCTACAATTGTTCTTCTGGATACCGATATGCCCATCTAGCACATTCTCAAATTATACCCCCCATCTGGATATGATTttactaaaatagtaaaatactcAAGGAATGGTCCCAGATTAATTGGTTAACAAATGGAAAAGGACCATTTATGTGTCTGCttttgagaaatattttttgtcatATGATATCAGTAGTTCAAATTTACCATATCAATGTAAAATAACAAGGTCTCTTCAGCAAGTTAATATGCAAATACTGTATTTAACTGTGCAGTCTCTAGACTTAGTTCCTGCACCTGTTTATCACCAAAGCAGCAAAGTAAAACTTCTTAAAAAGTTATATCTTGTTCTTGAATCAGTAAGGCCAGATAAGTATGGTAGATAAAGAAACAACTAGGTTCATGCCTAGTTAAAAGAAGTTACAGAAGACTGACAACTTTAAAATAGGATATAAGACATCAAAACAAAGCAATCACATGCAAAAAAATCTATGAAAGCAGGCAATACCTTGAGCTCAACAATTTCGTCATGAATTTCCTTATATGAAATCATCTTATGCATCCTCTGCTTCTCACTATCATCAAATTCAAGAACGGATGCTGCAACAAAAGTTTAAATATCAAAAGATTAACATGTGATGGATGGCAACTACAGAACACACACACATCAGTAGgaatatatgtatattaaaaaTAGAGCAAGGATCAGGGAAAAAAGGTCAAACAGTGGACGTTGAATGCCAGGTTCAAGTAAATTAGCTTAGAATGGTATAGATTGACAAGTAAGCAACTAAGCATGGCTAGTAATCCATCAGGGTGAGATAAAAGAACCTTTTTCAAAGAACTTGGAGATGTCATTCCACAGCTGAGGTTCTTTAGAGCCTGGAATTTCCACTTCATGAAACTTGCGTAGTTGCTTGGCAATCTCAGCAGCTAGCTTTGGCTTTCTCATGTCTGCCAAGGGAAATAATGTCAATACaaaggttatatatataaaaactttaTTGAACGAAAAAAACTAGTACAAGAAAAGCCAGAGTATACACAATGTGTGCTAAGGAAAGCATAGGTTCAAAAACAAActaagaagaataaaaaatacatCTATCAAGCAAATCAACTAATGAAGAAAAAGTTATGCCCCCCCGAAGCATTAGTCCACCCAAACAAAGTTTGGAAAAAAgacatcttcatcttcatattaggaaaaaatatatataaaaagataagTATACTATTTAATTGAGAACAGCCTTCagcttttataaatttttacttcGGTTGCCATTGAAATCCATGcctaaagaaaaattatttggcaGATGAGGATGCTAAAAACATAGGCTTGTcaataaatgaagaagaaaattggggaaaaaatgATGCCGTAATTTAATTTCCAATATGGTTTAAggaattaaccaaaaaaaggcaaggaagtttttttattttatgcatgTCCTGAAAGAATGGGGGGATGCACATATATACACTTGTCACCTTGGATTTCAGATTAAATGGTACTACGAAATGGCCTCTGCCCTCCTTGCACATTCTCTAATCAATACCCTTGAATTGAATGACAAGAAATTCTAAAAGTGActacaaaatataatttcaattttggGATTATTGCCACTTCAAAAGTCTTTTGTTCATGGGGAAAACCCTTAGCTACTTGTAATTAATGCTGAAATTGGAGTCTGATTTTTAGTGAACTCAGTACAGGGCAACAATGTACACTCTTCTTGCAGTTATCCCTCAAAATCTACAGTGCTctaaagataaataaattacTCAGCAGAGAATCACTTAtaggaaaatataaatataaatatatatatatatatatatatcaattaatttactaaaatcCATATTAGTCCTACCCTGACAAA
This DNA window, taken from Quercus robur chromosome 2, dhQueRobu3.1, whole genome shotgun sequence, encodes the following:
- the LOC126715355 gene encoding probable ethanolamine kinase isoform X1, encoding MGAVNIWNAMEVAEEARENPNLSSDIQSSSLTVDHSLSLPQMKPRIIELCKDLFKRWSELDDSRFSVETVSGGITNLLLKASVKEESGNDVSVTVRLYGPNTEYVINRERELQAIKYLSAAGFGAKLLGVFGNGMVQSFINARTLVESDMRKPKLAAEIAKQLRKFHEVEIPGSKEPQLWNDISKFFEKASVLEFDDSEKQRMHKMISYKEIHDEIVELKELTGLLNAPVVFAHNDLLCGNLMVNDEEEKLYLIDFEYGSYNYRGFDIGNHFNEYAGYDCDYSLYPSKEEQYHFFRHYLQPDNPLGQVPDKDLEALYVESNTYMLASHLYWALWGIIQAKMSPIDFDYLGYFFLRYNEYKRQKERSFLLARSYLSGSGTR
- the LOC126715355 gene encoding probable ethanolamine kinase isoform X2, translated to MGAVNIWNAMEVAEEARENPNLSSDIQSSSLTVDHSLSLPQMKPRIIELCKDLFKRWSELDDSRFSVETVSGGITNLLLKASVKEESGNDVSVTVRLYGPNTEYVINRERELQAIKYLSAAGFGAKLLGVFGNGMVQSFINARTLVESDMRKPKLAAEIAKQLRKFHEVEIPGSKEPQLWNDISKFFEKASVLEFDDSEKQRMHKMISYKEIHDEIVELKELTGLLNAPVVFAHNDLLCGNLMVNDEEEKLYLIDFEYGSYNYRGFDIGNHFNEYAGYDCDYSLYPSKEEQYHFFRHYLQPDNPLGVPDKDLEALYVESNTYMLASHLYWALWGIIQAKMSPIDFDYLGYFFLRYNEYKRQKERSFLLARSYLSGSGTR